One genomic segment of Paraburkholderia aromaticivorans includes these proteins:
- a CDS encoding NAD(P)-dependent oxidoreductase: protein MSSSEQGNNTIGFIGVGVMGRPMARRLIEAGHTLVVFDRDERAVAELTAIGARAATSVKDVADSARIVFTSLPTPAIFRQVALGEGGLSEGGAVKILVDLSTVGSRMEKEVADGLLAKGIDTVDAPVSGGAAGAKKGTLAIMMAGKPAALDQVRGLFEALGKVFVVGDQPGQGQLLKLLNNMLSSTAFAITSEAFVAGVRGGLDPEVMMSVINSGSGKNGATMDKFPKHVLPGSFDFGFPVGSVCKDIGLAVDECQALGVPMWVGSVARQVWNYAAMQDGAKRDMTELVRYVERWSSGEGLAD, encoded by the coding sequence ATGTCGAGCAGTGAACAAGGCAACAACACGATCGGTTTTATCGGTGTAGGCGTGATGGGGCGGCCCATGGCGCGCCGTCTCATCGAGGCGGGCCACACGCTCGTCGTGTTCGATCGCGATGAACGGGCGGTCGCGGAATTGACGGCGATCGGCGCGCGCGCGGCGACCTCCGTGAAGGATGTGGCCGACTCCGCGCGCATCGTATTCACGAGCCTGCCTACGCCGGCCATCTTCAGGCAGGTCGCGCTCGGCGAAGGCGGACTGAGCGAAGGCGGCGCGGTGAAGATTCTCGTCGATCTGTCCACGGTCGGATCGCGCATGGAAAAGGAAGTGGCCGACGGCCTGCTCGCGAAGGGCATCGACACCGTCGATGCACCGGTGAGCGGCGGCGCCGCCGGCGCGAAGAAGGGCACGCTAGCGATCATGATGGCCGGCAAGCCGGCTGCGCTCGATCAGGTGCGCGGGCTTTTCGAGGCGCTCGGCAAGGTATTCGTGGTCGGCGACCAGCCGGGCCAGGGGCAGTTGCTCAAGCTGCTGAACAACATGCTGTCGTCCACCGCGTTTGCGATCACGTCGGAAGCGTTCGTCGCCGGCGTGCGCGGCGGCCTCGATCCGGAAGTGATGATGTCGGTGATCAATTCGGGCAGCGGCAAGAACGGCGCGACGATGGACAAGTTCCCCAAGCATGTGCTGCCGGGCAGCTTCGATTTCGGCTTTCCGGTCGGCAGCGTGTGCAAGGACATCGGCCTCGCGGTCGACGAATGTCAGGCGCTCGGCGTGCCGATGTGGGTCGGCAGTGTGGCCCGTCAGGTGTGGAATTACGCGGCGATGCAGGACGGCGCGAAACGCGACATGACCGAACTCGTCAGGTACGTCGAACGCTGGTCGTCGGGCGAAGGGCTGGCGGACTGA
- a CDS encoding MmgE/PrpD family protein gives MAAQSDSSSSRTSPIGDAAQVTQQVAQWVADTTWQDVPAAVRHEAKRSLVNYVAVALAGCSDPTLAKAVRTYQRFSAGEGAGVIGRRERFDMLNAAALNAMSANVFDFDDTHIPTIIHPSAPVAAALFAFAESLAEVDPHARPLSGEALLLAFVVGVEVECRIGNAVSPEHYRRGWHITSTCGVFGAAAALAKAQGLSAQQIGWALGNASAQAGGLVETLGTMAKSISVGNAARNGLLSALLAADDFSGPDAPLEGTHGFLRVTAAKPDVEALTRELGREWALLSNTYKPYPCGVVLNPVIDACLDLRRDAHWTVDEVERVELTGHPLLRERTDRPNVRSGRESQVSAQHAVAVVLATGKAGLAQFSDSAVANPSLRAFGARLRFIDDASWPVESAQVAVVLRSGETVSRRIQAARGSLAAPLADVELAAKLRDLAAYGGSGVAPQPLLDALWRFDSETDAAALMRLARAA, from the coding sequence ATGGCAGCACAGTCAGACAGCAGTTCAAGCCGGACCAGCCCGATCGGCGATGCCGCCCAGGTGACGCAGCAAGTCGCGCAATGGGTAGCGGATACGACCTGGCAAGACGTGCCCGCCGCCGTGCGCCACGAAGCAAAGCGCTCGCTCGTCAACTATGTGGCCGTCGCGCTGGCCGGCTGCTCCGACCCGACGCTCGCGAAGGCCGTGCGCACCTATCAACGCTTTAGCGCAGGCGAGGGGGCGGGCGTGATCGGGCGCCGCGAGCGCTTCGACATGCTGAATGCCGCGGCGCTCAACGCCATGAGCGCGAACGTGTTCGACTTCGACGACACGCATATACCGACGATCATCCATCCGAGCGCACCGGTCGCCGCCGCGCTGTTCGCGTTCGCCGAGTCGCTCGCGGAGGTCGATCCGCACGCCCGCCCGCTGAGTGGCGAAGCACTGCTGCTCGCGTTCGTCGTCGGCGTGGAAGTGGAGTGCCGGATCGGCAACGCGGTTTCGCCCGAGCACTATCGGCGCGGCTGGCATATCACTTCGACCTGCGGCGTGTTCGGCGCGGCGGCGGCGCTTGCCAAAGCGCAGGGTCTGAGCGCGCAACAGATCGGGTGGGCACTCGGTAATGCGTCGGCGCAGGCCGGCGGTCTGGTGGAAACGCTCGGCACGATGGCCAAGAGCATCAGTGTCGGCAACGCGGCGCGCAATGGTTTGCTGTCCGCGCTGCTCGCCGCCGACGACTTCTCCGGCCCCGATGCGCCGCTCGAAGGCACGCACGGTTTCCTGCGTGTCACCGCAGCGAAGCCGGATGTCGAGGCACTGACGCGTGAACTCGGCCGCGAATGGGCGCTGTTGTCGAACACCTATAAACCCTATCCGTGCGGCGTGGTGCTGAACCCGGTGATCGATGCGTGTCTCGATCTGCGCCGCGACGCGCACTGGACCGTGGACGAGGTCGAGCGGGTCGAGCTGACCGGACATCCGTTGCTGCGCGAACGCACCGACCGGCCGAACGTGCGCAGCGGCCGGGAGTCGCAGGTCAGCGCCCAGCATGCGGTCGCCGTCGTGCTGGCGACCGGCAAAGCGGGCCTCGCGCAGTTCAGCGACAGCGCGGTCGCCAACCCGTCGCTGCGTGCGTTCGGCGCGCGCCTGCGCTTTATCGACGATGCGTCGTGGCCGGTGGAATCGGCCCAGGTGGCCGTCGTGCTGCGCTCGGGCGAAACGGTGTCGCGGCGCATTCAGGCGGCGCGCGGCAGTCTCGCGGCGCCGCTCGCCGATGTCGAACTCGCGGCGAAACTGCGCGATCTGGCCGCCTACGGCGGCTCGGGCGTGGCCCCGCAGCCGCTGCTCGATGCGCTGTGGCGATTCGACAGCGAAACGGATGCCGCGGCGCTGATGCGGCTCGCGCGCGCGGCCTGA
- a CDS encoding NAD(P)-dependent oxidoreductase: MNKERIGFIGLGNMGGRMTRRLVDAGIAVLGYDTARERIDAAGAKAAGTLGEVLAFADVVMMSLPDSKVVEAVVEGEGGVLAHCRAGQIVVDLSTAAASSTIRLAQRFAERGVRYVDAGISGGAAAAEKGSLTLMVGGDADAVAALQWAFAPISSKVAYMGQSGAGHTTKLLNNFLNAVSLAASAEVMVAGKKAGLDLHLLLDVLNSSSGVNFATLNRFPKIVDGDYLEGGLTGKLMTKDVVLYVDRIRELGVVSLNSAGPLASFGLGTALGYGDVISNRVVDAIGDVSGGVRLFDGTHKEKNA; the protein is encoded by the coding sequence ATGAACAAGGAACGGATCGGCTTTATCGGTCTCGGCAACATGGGCGGGCGCATGACACGGCGCCTCGTCGATGCGGGCATCGCGGTGCTCGGCTACGACACCGCGCGCGAACGCATCGACGCGGCGGGCGCGAAGGCGGCGGGCACGCTGGGCGAAGTGCTCGCGTTCGCGGACGTCGTGATGATGTCGTTGCCGGACAGCAAGGTGGTCGAAGCGGTTGTCGAAGGCGAGGGCGGCGTGCTCGCGCACTGTCGCGCAGGACAGATCGTCGTGGATCTGAGCACGGCCGCTGCCAGTTCGACGATCCGCCTCGCGCAACGCTTCGCCGAGCGCGGCGTGCGTTATGTCGATGCGGGTATTTCGGGCGGCGCGGCCGCGGCGGAAAAGGGCTCGCTGACGCTGATGGTGGGCGGCGATGCGGATGCGGTCGCCGCGTTGCAATGGGCGTTCGCGCCGATCAGCTCGAAAGTCGCATACATGGGGCAGAGCGGCGCCGGCCACACCACCAAGCTGCTCAACAATTTTCTGAACGCCGTGAGCCTCGCCGCGAGTGCCGAAGTGATGGTGGCGGGCAAGAAGGCGGGGCTCGACCTGCATCTGCTGCTCGACGTGCTGAACAGCAGCAGCGGCGTCAACTTCGCCACGCTCAACCGGTTCCCGAAGATCGTCGACGGCGACTATCTGGAGGGTGGCCTGACCGGCAAGCTGATGACCAAGGACGTCGTGCTGTACGTCGACCGCATTCGCGAACTCGGCGTGGTCTCGCTGAATTCGGCCGGCCCGCTGGCGAGCTTCGGCCTCGGCACGGCGCTCGGTTATGGCGATGTGATCAGCAACCGTGTCGTCGATGCGATCGGCGACGTGTCGGGCGGCGTGCGGCTGTTCGACGGAACACACAAGGAGAAAAACGCATGA
- a CDS encoding NIPSNAP family protein → MIVEMRIYHCAPTRLPALLERFTSTTLGFFEKYGIEQIGFWTTLIGPSNHALTYMVKWDSLAEREQKWNAFQADPEWIAKRAATEADKPIVERIENHFLTPTAFSALR, encoded by the coding sequence ATGATCGTTGAAATGCGTATTTACCATTGCGCGCCGACGCGCCTGCCGGCGTTGCTCGAGCGCTTCACGTCGACCACGCTCGGTTTTTTCGAAAAGTACGGTATCGAACAGATCGGTTTCTGGACCACGCTGATCGGTCCGAGCAATCACGCGCTGACCTATATGGTGAAGTGGGACAGCCTCGCGGAGCGCGAGCAGAAGTGGAACGCGTTTCAGGCCGATCCCGAGTGGATCGCCAAACGGGCGGCGACGGAAGCCGACAAGCCGATCGTCGAGCGCATCGAAAACCACTTCCTCACGCCGACCGCCTTCTCGGCGCTGCGCTAG
- a CDS encoding NAD(P)-dependent oxidoreductase, with protein MTQAKRVGFIGLGMMGAPMVQRLRKAGFELFIDDADAARAEALADQTGSHRLSADHAASLDALITMLPNSAIVEAVVLGDADNHGWAARLAQGAVVIDMSSSEPERSRELGRTLEAQGLAYLDAPVSGGVKRAKEGTLAILAGGHADVLARCKPLLGAMGTNVLHIGTAGAGHAAKALNNYVSAASVAATVEALQIASRFGIDPQVMTDVLNASTGRSNTSENKAKQFMLSGTFASGFALQLMNKDLKIAHALARAVGHPMTFGATCAEVWDEAARRSTPATDHTELYRLLPGAAS; from the coding sequence ATGACACAAGCCAAACGGGTCGGTTTCATCGGCCTCGGCATGATGGGCGCGCCGATGGTGCAGCGCCTGCGCAAGGCCGGCTTCGAACTGTTCATCGACGACGCCGACGCCGCTCGCGCCGAGGCGCTGGCCGATCAGACTGGCTCGCACCGCCTGAGCGCGGACCACGCGGCATCGCTTGACGCCCTGATCACCATGCTGCCCAACTCGGCGATCGTCGAGGCCGTGGTGCTCGGCGACGCGGACAACCACGGCTGGGCCGCGCGGCTCGCGCAAGGCGCCGTGGTCATCGACATGAGTTCGTCGGAACCGGAGCGCTCGCGCGAACTCGGCAGGACGCTCGAAGCACAGGGTCTCGCGTATCTGGATGCGCCCGTGTCGGGCGGCGTCAAGCGCGCGAAGGAAGGCACCCTGGCGATTCTAGCCGGCGGCCATGCGGACGTGCTCGCGCGCTGCAAGCCGCTGCTCGGCGCGATGGGCACGAACGTGCTGCATATCGGCACGGCGGGCGCCGGGCATGCGGCCAAGGCGCTCAATAACTACGTGTCCGCGGCGAGCGTTGCGGCCACGGTCGAGGCGCTGCAGATTGCCAGCCGCTTCGGTATCGATCCGCAGGTGATGACGGACGTGCTCAATGCGTCGACGGGCCGCAGCAATACCTCGGAAAACAAGGCGAAGCAGTTCATGCTGAGCGGCACCTTCGCTTCCGGCTTCGCGTTGCAGCTGATGAACAAGGACCTGAAGATCGCTCACGCGCTCGCGCGGGCGGTGGGGCATCCCATGACGTTCGGCGCGACCTGCGCCGAGGTGTGGGACGAAGCGGCGCGGCGTTCCACGCCCGCCACCGATCACACCGAGCTGTACCGGCTCCTGCCCGGCGCCGCATCCTGA
- a CDS encoding carboxymuconolactone decarboxylase family protein yields the protein MDNNDRFNKGFDNRKEVLGAAHVEKSWANADDFNRPMQKFVTESCWGDIWGDPTLSFKTRSMLNLGMLTAMSQHHELSVHVKGALRNGVSKEEIRAVLMQAAVYCGAPLALAAFRVASEAIKAYEAETGAA from the coding sequence ATGGATAACAACGACCGCTTCAACAAAGGTTTCGACAATCGCAAGGAAGTGTTGGGCGCCGCCCACGTCGAAAAATCGTGGGCCAACGCCGACGACTTCAACCGGCCGATGCAGAAGTTCGTCACCGAAAGTTGCTGGGGCGACATCTGGGGCGACCCGACGCTGTCGTTCAAGACGCGCAGCATGCTGAACCTCGGCATGCTCACCGCGATGAGCCAGCACCACGAACTGTCGGTGCACGTGAAGGGCGCGCTGCGCAACGGCGTGAGCAAGGAAGAGATCCGTGCGGTGCTGATGCAGGCGGCCGTCTATTGCGGCGCGCCGCTCGCGCTCGCGGCCTTTCGCGTCGCGAGCGAGGCGATCAAGGCGTACGAAGCGGAAACAGGCGCGGCCTGA
- a CDS encoding carboxymuconolactone decarboxylase family protein, producing MTQTTPQPDASRLRDELVSLHGKASPEWDSLVRLDPRFVDAYLKFAGVPRRRNHLDDKTRAFIALAADACATQLYAPGVARHIDRALSFGATREELIEVLELISTIGIHTSNVGVPVLLEVLEEEGLRHGAPPLDDRRQKLKAEFETNRGYWHPTWEGLLELDPDLFEAYVEFSSVPWRTGVLSPKIKEFMYCAFDASATHLYVPGLKLHIRNALRYGATAEELMELLEIVSVTGIHGAELGAPLLEAALKRGGAAAGDAHA from the coding sequence ATGACCCAGACCACACCGCAGCCCGACGCGTCCCGTCTTCGTGACGAACTCGTCAGCCTGCACGGCAAGGCGAGTCCCGAGTGGGACAGCCTCGTGCGCCTCGACCCTCGTTTCGTCGATGCCTACCTGAAGTTCGCGGGCGTGCCGCGGCGCAGGAATCATCTCGACGACAAGACGCGCGCGTTCATCGCGCTGGCCGCCGATGCCTGCGCGACGCAGTTGTACGCGCCGGGCGTCGCGCGTCATATCGACCGCGCGCTGTCTTTTGGCGCGACGCGCGAGGAGCTGATCGAAGTGCTGGAGTTGATCAGCACGATCGGCATTCACACCAGCAACGTCGGCGTGCCGGTGCTGCTCGAAGTGCTGGAAGAAGAGGGTTTGCGGCATGGCGCGCCGCCGCTCGACGACCGGAGGCAAAAGTTGAAAGCGGAGTTCGAGACGAATCGCGGCTACTGGCATCCGACGTGGGAAGGCCTGCTCGAACTCGATCCTGACCTGTTCGAAGCGTATGTCGAGTTCTCGTCGGTGCCGTGGCGCACCGGCGTGCTGAGCCCGAAAATCAAGGAGTTCATGTACTGCGCGTTCGACGCCTCGGCGACGCATCTCTATGTGCCGGGCCTCAAACTGCATATCCGCAACGCGCTGCGTTACGGCGCCACCGCCGAAGAGTTGATGGAGTTGCTGGAGATCGTCAGCGTGACGGGGATTCACGGCGCGGAGCTGGGCGCGCCGCTGCTGGAAGCCGCGCTGAAGCGCGGCGGCGCGGCGGCGGGAGATGCGCATGCGTAA
- a CDS encoding 2,3-bisphosphoglycerate-dependent phosphoglycerate mutase encodes MTRQPGTLVVLRHGQSVWNRTNRFTGWSDVGLSVQGVADARRVGERLRAAGFRFDLAVSSALLRATDTLAHALRTLGQPPPRIVRSWRLNDRHYGMLTGMEKNEAALAFGAERVRQWRRGFDLAPPALDADLHAALVRALRDDAMPDADALPRSESLRDTLRRVLPLWDESVAPALTRGQSVLMVGHGNSLRALFKQLDDIGDHAIASLEVAHAEPLVMRFDATLSVISRTPLAALPPGR; translated from the coding sequence ATGACTCGTCAACCGGGCACCCTGGTCGTGCTGCGTCACGGCCAGTCGGTATGGAATCGCACCAACCGCTTTACCGGCTGGAGCGACGTCGGTCTGTCCGTGCAGGGCGTGGCGGATGCGCGGCGCGTCGGGGAGCGGCTGCGCGCGGCGGGCTTTCGCTTCGATCTGGCGGTGAGCTCGGCGCTGTTGCGCGCGACCGATACGCTTGCGCATGCGCTGCGGACCCTCGGGCAACCACCGCCCAGAATCGTGCGCTCGTGGCGGTTGAACGACCGCCACTACGGCATGCTGACGGGCATGGAGAAAAACGAGGCGGCGCTCGCGTTTGGCGCGGAGCGCGTGCGGCAATGGCGGCGCGGCTTCGACCTGGCGCCGCCGGCGCTCGATGCGGACCTGCACGCGGCGCTGGTGCGCGCCTTGCGCGACGACGCGATGCCCGATGCCGACGCGTTGCCCCGCAGCGAAAGTCTGCGCGACACGTTGCGGCGCGTGCTGCCGCTATGGGACGAATCCGTTGCGCCGGCCCTGACACGCGGCCAGTCGGTGCTGATGGTGGGGCACGGCAATTCGTTGCGCGCGTTGTTCAAGCAACTCGACGACATCGGCGACCACGCGATCGCCTCGCTCGAAGTCGCGCACGCGGAGCCGTTGGTCATGAGATTCGATGCAACGCTCTCCGTGATTTCGCGCACACCGCTCGCCGCACTGCCGCCCGGCCGCTGA
- a CDS encoding MFS transporter has protein sequence MKALTGNDVVMSEGEQSIETKRHNAIKGAFFSEFIDMFDIYLPVVVLSPVLGYFQPPHLSSGMETILASLVFITTLLGRPVGSLLFGMVADRIGRRKASIWSVSGFGVVTLLIALLPGYESIGIVSYWLLVLLRFVDGIFLGGGYTGAMPLAIEYSKKEQRGFVGGFIIAGFPAAYVTINLVAMLMFALFPLNGMHSPYAQWGWRIPFVLGAALAGLLTMYYVRKVAESEIWKSEAADKAVVADKLPLSDLLRGKSGRNLLQVLVMMTGFWLTQNIITIYLPTGLLVKTLHLSGFQMSATLMLTYFVLFFSYIGAGLIAQRIGRRRFFVIVGPLIATVGAVLLYVLANVDGLSLPAIMALVCVLAVLVTSPWGVIVTYINERFVTDVRATGFGVGFSLSVIIPSFYAFYMNWLGAFMPLRLTSVVLLCVGGLIGMIGALMGPETKDVDF, from the coding sequence ATGAAAGCGTTGACTGGGAATGACGTTGTAATGTCGGAGGGCGAGCAGTCGATCGAAACGAAGAGACACAACGCGATCAAGGGCGCGTTCTTCTCCGAGTTCATCGACATGTTCGACATCTATCTGCCGGTGGTGGTGTTGTCACCGGTACTCGGATATTTCCAGCCGCCGCATCTGTCGAGCGGCATGGAGACGATCCTCGCGTCACTGGTGTTCATCACGACGCTGCTCGGCCGCCCGGTCGGCTCGTTGCTGTTCGGCATGGTCGCGGATCGCATCGGCCGGCGTAAGGCGTCGATCTGGTCGGTCTCGGGTTTCGGCGTGGTGACGTTGCTGATCGCATTGCTGCCGGGCTATGAAAGCATCGGCATCGTGTCGTACTGGCTGCTGGTGCTGCTGCGTTTCGTCGACGGGATTTTTCTGGGCGGCGGCTATACAGGGGCGATGCCGCTCGCGATCGAGTACTCGAAGAAAGAGCAACGCGGGTTTGTCGGCGGCTTCATCATTGCCGGCTTTCCGGCCGCCTACGTGACCATCAATCTCGTCGCGATGCTGATGTTCGCGCTCTTTCCGCTGAACGGCATGCATTCGCCGTACGCGCAATGGGGCTGGCGTATTCCGTTCGTGCTCGGCGCGGCGCTCGCCGGCCTGCTGACGATGTACTACGTGCGCAAGGTCGCCGAATCGGAGATCTGGAAGAGCGAAGCGGCCGACAAGGCGGTCGTCGCCGACAAGCTGCCGCTCTCCGACCTGCTGCGCGGCAAGAGCGGGCGCAACCTGCTGCAGGTGCTGGTGATGATGACGGGCTTCTGGCTCACGCAAAACATCATCACGATTTATCTGCCGACCGGCTTGCTGGTGAAGACGCTGCATCTGAGCGGCTTCCAGATGAGCGCGACGCTCATGCTCACGTACTTCGTGCTGTTTTTCAGCTACATCGGCGCGGGGCTGATCGCGCAGCGCATCGGACGGCGCCGCTTCTTCGTGATCGTCGGCCCGTTGATCGCCACGGTCGGCGCGGTGCTGCTGTACGTGCTGGCGAACGTCGACGGGCTGTCGCTGCCGGCCATCATGGCGCTGGTGTGTGTGCTCGCGGTGCTCGTCACGTCGCCGTGGGGCGTGATCGTCACGTACATCAACGAGCGCTTCGTGACGGATGTGCGCGCAACCGGTTTCGGCGTCGGCTTCAGTCTGTCGGTGATTATCCCTTCGTTCTACGCGTTCTATATGAACTGGCTCGGCGCTTTCATGCCGCTGCGGCTGACCTCGGTCGTGCTGCTGTGCGTGGGCGGACTGATCGGCATGATCGGCGCGCTGATGGGCCCGGAAACGAAGGATGTCGATTTCTGA
- a CDS encoding GntR family transcriptional regulator: MSTDMGLIRPETLRHHVENVLRQAIVSGRFAPGARLIERELCESLGVSRTSVREALRKLEAEKLVRSVPHKGPIVAVMSKEEAVELYALRGLLEGFAAHEFARLAHDDAIARFGEVAKDLRAQAAAQNQEGVLRAKTALYDLLLENCGNALVREILNSLYSRINLLRTTSLMHPERLPDSLREIDRLYKALKARDGEAAQEIARLHVANAEKAALRMLESAE, encoded by the coding sequence ATGTCAACAGACATGGGGTTGATCAGACCCGAGACGCTGCGGCATCACGTCGAGAACGTGCTGCGGCAGGCAATCGTGAGCGGACGTTTCGCGCCTGGCGCGCGCCTGATCGAACGCGAGCTGTGCGAGTCGCTGGGCGTGAGCCGTACGTCGGTGCGTGAGGCGCTGCGCAAGCTCGAAGCGGAAAAACTGGTGCGCAGCGTGCCGCACAAGGGCCCCATCGTCGCGGTGATGTCCAAAGAGGAAGCGGTCGAGCTGTATGCGCTGCGCGGGCTGCTCGAAGGTTTTGCCGCCCACGAATTTGCCCGCCTGGCCCACGACGACGCGATCGCGCGCTTTGGCGAAGTGGCGAAGGACCTGCGCGCCCAGGCCGCGGCGCAGAACCAGGAGGGCGTTCTGCGCGCAAAGACCGCGCTGTACGATCTGCTGCTGGAGAACTGCGGCAATGCGCTGGTCCGCGAAATCCTCAACAGTCTCTATTCGCGCATCAATCTGCTGCGCACCACCTCGCTGATGCATCCGGAGCGGCTGCCGGACAGCCTGCGCGAAATCGACCGGCTGTATAAGGCGTTGAAGGCGCGCGACGGCGAGGCGGCGCAGGAGATCGCGCGTCTGCACGTCGCCAATGCCGAGAAGGCCGCGCTGCGGATGCTGGAAAGCGCGGAATAG
- a CDS encoding fatty acid desaturase: protein MAIYLDDTQRNTLARLATSWTWRTQWPTWALITTIYGGWFSVATHARDLGLPLTTLLLAVLGTWYMSLQHELLHGHPTRSPFVNALLGCAPLAVCFPYGVYRDSHLQHHDDPHLTHPERDPESYFVSAFAWQRAGWAIRALLTFRNTFFGRLLVGPAFAIAATGVNALRRIKGGDWRDVPVWLAHFAALAALTAWLQHACAIPAWVFVVGVGYGSLSLGSVRSFQEHRAAQAHEHRTVINEAAWFWRLLFLNNNYHLVHHDLPHVPWFALRKVYETSREQYVERSGGFLVQGYGEWLRRYAFAALAHPVHGNAAEFAPRHPPASAGFAREWR from the coding sequence ATGGCGATTTACCTCGACGACACGCAACGCAACACACTCGCCCGCCTCGCGACAAGCTGGACATGGCGCACGCAATGGCCGACCTGGGCGCTGATCACGACGATCTACGGCGGATGGTTCAGCGTGGCGACGCACGCGCGCGACCTCGGCTTACCGCTCACTACGCTGCTGCTGGCTGTGCTCGGCACGTGGTACATGTCGTTGCAACATGAACTGCTGCACGGCCATCCCACGCGCTCGCCGTTCGTCAATGCGCTGCTCGGTTGCGCGCCGCTTGCCGTGTGTTTTCCGTACGGCGTCTACCGCGATTCACATCTTCAGCACCATGACGATCCGCATCTCACGCACCCCGAGCGCGACCCGGAGAGTTACTTCGTGAGCGCATTCGCGTGGCAACGCGCGGGTTGGGCAATTCGCGCGCTGCTGACCTTCCGTAATACGTTTTTCGGCCGCCTGCTGGTCGGGCCGGCGTTCGCGATTGCCGCAACCGGCGTGAACGCGCTGCGTCGAATCAAAGGCGGCGACTGGCGCGATGTCCCGGTGTGGCTTGCGCATTTCGCCGCGCTCGCCGCGCTAACCGCCTGGCTGCAACACGCGTGCGCGATTCCGGCGTGGGTCTTTGTTGTCGGCGTGGGCTATGGTTCGCTGTCGCTCGGTTCGGTGCGCTCGTTTCAGGAACATCGTGCGGCGCAGGCGCACGAGCATCGCACTGTCATCAACGAGGCGGCGTGGTTCTGGCGCCTGCTGTTTCTGAACAACAACTACCATCTGGTTCATCACGACTTGCCGCATGTGCCGTGGTTTGCACTTCGGAAGGTCTATGAAACATCGCGCGAGCAGTACGTGGAACGCTCGGGAGGCTTTCTTGTACAGGGTTACGGCGAATGGTTGAGGCGCTATGCGTTCGCTGCGCTCGCGCATCCGGTGCACGGCAATGCGGCTGAGTTCGCCCCGAGGCATCCGCCTGCTTCCGCCGGCTTCGCGAGAGAATGGCGGTAA
- a CDS encoding cupin domain-containing protein: protein MKVFHGRAAGALSERRSDTFTGTVWADPVMPATDGVTINTVFFAPGGRTYWHTHEHGQVLQVTAGQGWICLDGEAPQPIRQGDMVFIGPNERHWHGASEGSYMVHIATSIGKGTWQEEVAERDYPTSAAR, encoded by the coding sequence ATGAAGGTCTTTCACGGCAGAGCGGCAGGCGCGCTATCCGAGCGCCGCAGCGACACGTTTACCGGCACCGTCTGGGCCGACCCGGTGATGCCGGCTACCGATGGCGTCACCATCAACACGGTGTTCTTCGCACCGGGCGGACGCACGTATTGGCACACGCACGAGCACGGCCAGGTCCTGCAGGTCACGGCCGGTCAGGGATGGATCTGTCTGGACGGCGAAGCGCCGCAGCCGATCCGCCAGGGCGACATGGTGTTCATCGGGCCGAACGAGCGGCACTGGCACGGCGCGAGCGAAGGCAGCTACATGGTGCACATCGCGACCTCGATCGGTAAGGGCACCTGGCAGGAAGAGGTGGCGGAACGGGATTATCCGACGAGCGCCGCGCGCTAG